Proteins encoded by one window of Haliotis asinina isolate JCU_RB_2024 chromosome 6, JCU_Hal_asi_v2, whole genome shotgun sequence:
- the LOC137287598 gene encoding uncharacterized protein — protein MDKKAIVFRVNDGQGPDLLHQVFLEKGWVDYEESSQDEYDWNIWWRTSRFRACDYEQLMPWQRLNHYPKSTGITKKDSLARNLKRMRGVYGAGVFNFSPIAFNLPNDYTRYVAEYSKLKQSADPKTLLWICKPADLSRGRGIFLFRELSELQYDYNAVVQRYIANPLLISGYKFDMRIYVAVPSFHPLSVYIYQEGIVRFSTEKFDLNNISNVFAHLTNTSINKHSPSYSTDKERVGPGCKWTLNQLRYYFHQNNIKDEKMWKRITNIVILTLLTQAPMVSKVDNCFEMYGFDILIDENLKPWLLEVNFSPSLSSDCQADILVKKPLLHDLMDMMNFKDSDMERGGEAFHRRQSSKSHTSLISDRNSSVSRLSRGSSVHKFPSLPNSSRKTSAKGDLDTSGDNNRSSGFMCMADGDEEVSRPIFGLPLVQHFDDEGYPSDNDEKDDTKAPETLKNGKSDTSLPKSSSSVSDSRTRDGSIQDPRSARSDHASAKKSGYKLHKVHSKGSSISDSGVSSFSGCSENSDLMSRQGRNSRDSIPPLVLPSDSASETTGNQKSPKRTASLQRKPSVKRYGYALSVKKSNRSSFKSVSQLTTVTKVGRNAFIGTANNFEQFGNSPETDDASQTTTSSPTPTKFSVRRRRSQISVSDTSQIHKSVTVGRNNVRSLNSGPASTSQKQFNGTRKPALRTGKNHFGLTKPPVPKGPKAIIGDFYLVFPFSEVTRKASATSLDARLIIRETQKLLKEPSGKTGGAASEAPQIWGPLKNLDGS, from the coding sequence ATGGATAAGAAGGCAATTGTGTTCCGAGTCAATGACGGACAAGGCCCTGATCTCCTCCaccaagtgtttcttgagaagGGCTGGGTGGATTATGAGGAGAGTTCTCAGGATGAATACGACTGGAATATCTGGTGGAGGACATCCAGATTCAGAGCCTGTGATTATGAACAGCTGATGCCATGGCAACGGTTGAATCACTATCCCAAGTCCACAGGCATTACGAAGAAAGATTCCCTGGCAAGGAATCTGAAACGTATGAGAGGTGTGTATGGGGCAGGTGTGTTCAATTTTAGTCCGATTGCTTTCAATTTACCCAATGACTACACCAGATATGTAGCAGAGTATAGCAAATTGAAGCAGAGTGCTGATCCAAAGACTCTTTTGTGGATATGCAAACCTGCCGACTTGTCCCGTGGAAGGGGAATTTTTCTTTTCAGAGAACTGTCCGAATTACAATACGATTACAATGCTGTGGTTCAGCGATACATCGCCAACCCTCTTCTTATATCTGGGTACAAATTTGATATGAGGATTTATGTTGCAGTTCCATCCTTCCATCCATTGTCTGTGTATATATACCAGGAAGGGATTGTCAGATTCAGCACAGAAAAGTTTGATCTCAATAATATCAGCAATGTCTTTGCACATTTAACCAACACTTCTATCAACAAGCACAGCCCAAGCTATAGTACTGATAAAGAAAGAGTGGGACCAGGATGCAAGTGGACATTGAACCAACTTCGCTACTACTTCCATCAGAACAACATCAAGGACGAGAAGATGTGGAAGAGGATTACCAATATTGTAATTCTAACACTCCTGACACAAGCACCAATGGTGTCCAAGGTTGACAACTGCTTTGAAATGTATGGATTTGATATCCTTATTGATGAAAACTTGAAACCCTGGCTCCTTGAGGTCAACTTCAGCCCGTCTCTAAGCTCTGATTGCCAGGCAGACATCCTTGTGAAAAAGCCTTTGCTTCACGACCTCATGGACATGATGAACTTTAAAGATTCTGACATGGAGCGTGGCGGTGAAGCGTTTCATCGTCGTCAAAGTAGTAAAAGCCATACAAGTCTCATCTCTGACCGAAATTCTTCAGTGAGTAGATTAAGCAGAGGAAGCAGTGTTCACAAGTTTCCGTCACTTCCAAACAGCAGCAGGAAGACTTCTGCCAAAGGTGATCTTGATACCAGTGGTGACAACAACAGAAGTTCTGGGTTCATGTGTATGGCTGATGGGGATGAAGAAGTCAGTCGACCAATATTTGGCCTCCCTTTGGTTCAACATTTTGACGATGAAGGGTATCCTTCAGATAATGATGAAAAGGATGACACAAAAGCACCCGAGACTTTGAAAAATGGCAAATCTGATACTAGTCTTCCAAAGAGTTCTTCCAGTGTTTCGGATTCCAGAACAAGAGATGGCAGCATACAAGACCCTAGGTCAGCCAGGTCAGATCATGCTTCGGCCAAGAAATCAGGATACAAGCTACACAAGGTCCACAGTAAAGGTTCCTCAATATCAGACAGTGGAGTGTCCAGCTTCTCTGGATGCAGTGAAAATTCAGATTTAATGTCAAGACAAGGTCGGAACTCAAGAGATAGCATCCCACCATTGGTTCTTCCATCTGATTCTGCCTCTGAAACTACAGGGAATCAAAAGAGTCCAAAAAGGACTGCAAGTCTCCAAAGAAAGCCTTCTGTGAAAAGGTATGGATATGCATTAAGTGTCAAGAAAAGCAACCGAAGCTCCTTTAAGAGTGTGTCTCAGCTGACAACAGTTACAAAAGTGGGACGTAATGCGTTCATTGGCACAGCGAACAATTTTGAACAATTTGGAAACTCACCTGAGACAGATGATGCCAGCCAAACAACCACCAGCTCTCCTACGCCCACAAAATTCAGTGTAAGACGTAGAAGGTCACAGATATCTGTTTCAGACACATCTCAAATTCACAAAAGTGTGACAGTGGGTAGGAATAATGTGCGGTCTCTCAATTCAGGTCCAGCGTCTACTTCACAGAAACAATTCAATGGAACTAGGAAGCCAGCCCTTCGCACTGGCAAAAATCATTTTGGCCTGACCAAACCTCCTGTTCCTAAAGGACCGAAGGCGATCATAGGGGATTTTTATTTAGTGTTTCCTTTCAGTGAGGTCACAAGGAAAGCAAGTGCCACATCTCTGGATGCTCGGTTAATCATTCGTGAGACTCAGAAGCTTCTCAAGGAGCCTTCAGGGAAAACAGGAGGAGCTGCTAGTGAGGCACCACAAATATGGGGACCCTTGAAGAACTTGGATGGTTCTTGA